A single region of the Mesotoga sp. BH458_6_3_2_1 genome encodes:
- the prfB gene encoding peptide chain release factor 2, with the protein MISYETNLRIQELREKFDSIRETLDLERIDEKLKEIEKRMSDPSIWSDQREASKLGIEAQSLRGTLGLLRDVEEEFESIDIAVELSGEDESYVRHVEELVRSAEKKVREFELTILLSGEYDNNNCFMSIHPGAGGTESQDWASMLMRMYMRWAEANRFKITIVDELPGDEAGIKSVTLNFSGPYAYGKLKFEAGVHRLVRISPFDANHRRHTSFASISVFPEMDEVPEIEIKPEDLKVDTYRSGGAGGQHVNKTDSAVRITHLPSGIVVACQTERSQHQNKANAMKMLYAKLFEIEIEKKRNEKLRLMGDQKDISWGNQIRSYVFQPYTMVKDHRTEAETGDIQSVMNGEIDEFIEKELLFFSSIEKSLE; encoded by the coding sequence TTGATTAGTTATGAAACGAACTTGAGAATTCAAGAGTTGAGAGAGAAGTTTGATTCGATAAGAGAGACTCTTGATCTCGAGAGGATAGATGAGAAACTGAAGGAGATCGAAAAGAGAATGAGCGATCCCTCAATATGGAGCGACCAAAGAGAGGCCTCTAAGCTGGGAATAGAGGCACAGTCTCTCCGGGGGACCCTCGGTCTTCTTAGGGATGTGGAAGAGGAGTTTGAAAGTATAGACATTGCGGTGGAGCTATCGGGAGAAGACGAGAGTTACGTCAGGCATGTTGAAGAGCTTGTAAGATCGGCAGAAAAGAAGGTCAGGGAATTTGAGCTAACGATCCTTTTAAGCGGAGAATACGACAATAATAACTGCTTCATGTCAATTCACCCCGGTGCCGGAGGAACAGAGTCTCAGGACTGGGCATCAATGCTTATGAGAATGTACATGAGATGGGCAGAAGCGAACAGATTTAAGATTACAATTGTAGACGAATTGCCTGGGGACGAAGCTGGAATCAAGAGTGTGACTTTGAATTTTTCCGGCCCATATGCGTACGGAAAACTCAAATTTGAAGCCGGCGTACACAGATTAGTGCGGATCTCTCCGTTTGATGCAAATCATAGACGACACACATCATTTGCTTCTATCAGTGTGTTTCCGGAGATGGACGAAGTGCCTGAGATTGAGATCAAACCTGAAGATTTGAAAGTCGATACTTACAGATCGGGAGGTGCTGGTGGACAGCATGTCAACAAAACCGACTCTGCCGTCAGAATTACTCATCTCCCTAGCGGCATAGTTGTTGCGTGTCAGACAGAAAGATCTCAACATCAAAACAAGGCAAATGCAATGAAGATGCTGTACGCAAAGCTCTTTGAAATAGAGATCGAAAAGAAGCGTAATGAGAAACTGAGATTAATGGGTGATCAGAAGGACATATCATGGGGTAATCAAATCAGGTCTTATGTCTTTCAACCGTACACAATGGTCAAGGATCATCGAACTGAGGCTGAGACAGGAGATATCCAATCTGTCATGAATGGCGAGATAGACGAATTCATAGAGAAGGAGCTGCTTTTCTTCTCTTCAATCGAAAAATCTTTGGAATGA
- a CDS encoding DNA polymerase III subunit delta has product MIYEITGDSDVLKDFFIRERTSGYLCLTEDMPEKEARLRMALSTAGMFGTKPIRLSGFDKWKREERSSVETLIPAIDENIDLYIEGKLSTKTQVKRVSFNLPRPWEEEKWRSHVIKIAGLAKIKISKEAVAALIERIGRKEYRILRELEKLSILSRDIDAKTVEEFVDIDTDIEVESLAYSFLDNDKGFLNSAKRSMIPFTYFSSVLLKIILDLGTIIEVRRGSAGVSWSEIKEISAYAGISSARVARLVGYSFSNTREDREDLSQKFTSEELRILVVILQELDDSIKKGQTTQELAFFNLVGDSLKRKVTLM; this is encoded by the coding sequence ATGATTTATGAGATAACGGGAGATAGTGATGTACTCAAGGATTTCTTCATACGTGAGAGAACGAGCGGATATCTCTGCTTAACTGAAGATATGCCAGAAAAAGAAGCAAGGCTCAGAATGGCGTTATCAACTGCAGGAATGTTCGGAACAAAACCTATTAGGCTTTCTGGATTCGATAAATGGAAGAGAGAAGAGCGATCGTCAGTCGAGACATTGATTCCTGCGATAGACGAGAATATCGATTTGTATATTGAAGGAAAACTGAGTACAAAAACCCAGGTTAAGAGAGTCAGCTTCAATCTTCCCAGGCCCTGGGAAGAGGAAAAGTGGCGCTCTCACGTTATCAAGATTGCAGGATTGGCGAAGATCAAGATTTCAAAGGAGGCTGTCGCGGCGCTAATTGAAAGAATCGGAAGAAAGGAATACAGGATTCTCAGAGAACTGGAAAAGCTTTCAATTCTTTCCAGAGACATAGACGCTAAGACCGTTGAAGAGTTCGTTGACATCGACACAGATATCGAAGTTGAATCGTTAGCGTATAGCTTTTTGGACAATGATAAGGGTTTTCTGAATTCGGCAAAAAGATCGATGATTCCATTCACCTATTTTTCGTCGGTTCTTCTCAAGATTATTTTGGATTTGGGGACAATAATCGAAGTTAGGAGAGGTTCCGCCGGGGTTTCGTGGTCGGAGATAAAAGAGATCTCCGCTTACGCCGGTATTAGCAGTGCAAGGGTTGCCAGGCTTGTTGGGTACAGTTTTTCAAACACGAGAGAGGATCGGGAAGACTTGAGTCAAAAATTTACATCTGAGGAACTCAGAATACTTGTTGTCATCCTTCAAGAACTTGACGATTCAATCAAGAAAGGGCAGACGACGCAAGAACTTGCCTTCTTCAATTTGGTTGGAGACTCTTTGAAACGAAAGGTAACTCTTATGTAA
- the rsmH gene encoding 16S rRNA (cytosine(1402)-N(4))-methyltransferase RsmH, whose protein sequence is MSRQYDEHHRSVMVHEALLYLLGGRVDGTYVDCTAGEGGHMKAILEATNGRARIIGLDVDREVLDIAEQNLEDYRGSYKLFNLSYVDFEIVLKQAGIDKVDGFLLDVGLSTFQLKSKGRGFSYELDEPLDMRMNLSLKTTAAEVVNGYKESELARIVFEYGDEKRFARKIARSIVSRRPLYTTKDLHDAVKAAIPPAERYKRKRHFATRTFQAIRIEVNQELENIDSTLKRIPGFLKQGGRIVIISFHSLEDGIAKRVFREKSNSELKILTKKPLRPSEEEVELNLRARSARLRAAERI, encoded by the coding sequence ATGTCCAGGCAATATGACGAACACCACAGGAGCGTCATGGTTCACGAAGCGCTCCTATATTTGCTTGGTGGACGCGTCGATGGGACTTACGTTGATTGTACCGCTGGTGAAGGTGGTCACATGAAAGCCATTCTTGAGGCCACTAACGGTCGAGCAAGGATTATTGGGCTAGATGTTGACCGTGAGGTTCTGGATATAGCGGAGCAGAATCTTGAAGATTACCGGGGAAGTTACAAATTATTCAATCTCTCTTATGTTGATTTCGAAATTGTGCTTAAACAGGCTGGTATTGATAAGGTAGATGGTTTTCTGCTAGACGTGGGACTCTCCACTTTTCAGTTGAAGTCTAAAGGAAGAGGTTTTTCGTACGAACTGGACGAACCGCTCGATATGCGCATGAACCTTTCTCTGAAAACTACGGCAGCAGAAGTTGTGAATGGCTATAAGGAAAGCGAACTAGCAAGGATTGTGTTTGAGTACGGAGATGAAAAGAGATTCGCCAGAAAGATAGCAAGAAGTATTGTTTCCAGAAGACCCTTGTACACGACGAAAGATTTGCACGATGCAGTAAAAGCAGCTATACCTCCAGCCGAAAGGTACAAACGAAAGAGACATTTCGCAACTAGGACTTTTCAAGCGATCAGAATTGAAGTGAATCAAGAACTTGAAAACATCGACAGTACATTGAAGAGAATTCCCGGTTTTCTGAAGCAAGGCGGTAGGATCGTTATTATTTCTTTTCATTCTTTGGAAGACGGCATAGCGAAGAGAGTGTTCAGGGAGAAATCGAATTCTGAGTTGAAGATACTAACGAAGAAACCTTTACGGCCGTCGGAAGAAGAAGTAGAACTCAATCTAAGAGCAAGAAGTGCAAGATTGAGGGCAGCGGAGCGGATTTGA
- the rpsG gene encoding 30S ribosomal protein S7: MRRRQSEKREVVLDPIYNDTVVTRLINKIMIGGKKSKAEATVYGALEVLSERTKQPPMEAFKKALSNIKPLLEVRPRRVGGATYQIPFEVPERRAVALAIRWIVTSARAKSGKPLREKLALELIDAYNGQGNAVKKREDVHRMAEAGKAYAHFRW, from the coding sequence ATGAGAAGACGTCAGTCTGAGAAAAGAGAAGTGGTACTTGATCCAATTTACAATGACACAGTAGTCACCAGACTAATAAACAAGATCATGATAGGTGGAAAGAAGAGCAAGGCAGAAGCTACCGTTTATGGAGCACTTGAAGTTCTTTCTGAAAGAACTAAGCAGCCTCCCATGGAAGCTTTTAAGAAAGCTTTGAGTAATATTAAGCCTCTTCTGGAAGTGAGACCAAGAAGAGTTGGAGGGGCCACTTATCAGATACCTTTTGAGGTTCCTGAAAGAAGAGCCGTAGCTCTCGCTATAAGATGGATCGTCACATCTGCCAGAGCAAAGTCTGGAAAACCTCTTAGGGAAAAGCTTGCGCTTGAACTAATAGATGCTTATAATGGTCAGGGCAACGCAGTAAAGAAGAGAGAAGACGTACACAGAATGGCGGAGGCTGGAAAGGCATACGCTCACTTCAGATGGTAA
- the fusA gene encoding elongation factor G — translation MAHIDAGKTTTTERILFYTGKNYKLGSVDEGTATMDWMDQEKERGITITSAATTAFWKDHRINIIDTPGHVDFTVEVERSLRVLDGAVAVFDAQAGVEPQSETVWRQADKYHVPRIAFMNKMDKIGADFESAIGTMVSKLKANPVAIQLPIGSESSFEGVIDLVEMKAFRWTNQEGTEFSTSPIPENMLSQVDEAREDLVTHVAEFDEELMELYIEGEELPIERMKAAIRKATLSGQVTPVLCGSAFKNKGIQPLLNAIIDYLPSPKDLPPVLGEVLDSGKDVEVHPDENGPFVAMAFKIMVDPFVGKLTFLRVYSGSLEKGSYVFNTNKNVKERISRLLFMHADKREEVDYIRAGDIVAVVGLKNSMTGETVVSGDDKIILEKIEFPEPVISIAIEPQTKDDASKLTKALVALVEEDPSLKSYVDSETGETILSGMGELHLEVIVERIKREFNVGLRVGNPQVAYRETIRSKATGEARYIRQTGGKGQYGHVVLSVEPIIDMSSNFVFEDKTVGGTIPREFIKPVERGVREAMDSGYLAGYPMVNVRVSLLDGSYHEVDSSEIAFSIAGSMAFKEAVRKASPSLLEPIMAVEINTPEEYMGDLIADLNSRRAKIEGFETRAGLKIIKAHVPLSELFGYATVCRSLSQGRAIHIIQFSHYSEVPVKIADKILGR, via the coding sequence ATGGCCCACATAGATGCCGGTAAGACTACCACTACCGAGCGGATTCTTTTCTATACAGGTAAGAATTACAAGCTCGGAAGCGTTGACGAAGGAACGGCAACAATGGATTGGATGGACCAGGAAAAGGAACGAGGTATCACTATCACTTCTGCTGCAACAACGGCATTCTGGAAGGATCATCGTATCAATATTATTGATACACCCGGGCACGTTGACTTCACAGTTGAAGTTGAAAGATCTTTAAGGGTTCTCGACGGCGCCGTTGCGGTATTCGATGCCCAGGCCGGTGTTGAGCCTCAATCGGAGACAGTTTGGAGACAGGCAGACAAATATCATGTTCCAAGGATTGCCTTTATGAACAAAATGGACAAGATCGGTGCGGACTTTGAGAGCGCCATAGGCACCATGGTTAGCAAACTGAAAGCAAACCCTGTTGCAATTCAGCTTCCAATCGGATCCGAGTCGAGCTTTGAAGGTGTTATTGATCTTGTTGAAATGAAGGCCTTCAGATGGACGAATCAGGAGGGGACAGAGTTCAGTACCTCTCCAATACCTGAAAATATGCTCAGTCAGGTGGATGAAGCTCGTGAAGACCTAGTTACACATGTAGCCGAGTTCGATGAAGAGCTTATGGAACTGTATATAGAGGGGGAAGAACTTCCAATTGAAAGGATGAAAGCGGCCATAAGAAAGGCTACCCTTTCAGGGCAGGTTACTCCTGTTCTCTGTGGTTCGGCTTTTAAGAACAAGGGAATCCAACCTCTTCTTAACGCGATTATTGATTATCTGCCGTCCCCAAAAGATTTGCCACCTGTTCTTGGCGAGGTTTTGGATAGCGGAAAAGATGTAGAGGTTCATCCAGATGAAAACGGTCCTTTTGTTGCGATGGCTTTCAAAATTATGGTCGATCCTTTTGTTGGAAAGCTGACCTTTTTAAGAGTCTATTCAGGTTCCCTAGAAAAGGGGTCGTATGTTTTCAACACAAATAAAAATGTTAAAGAGAGAATTTCTAGATTGCTCTTCATGCATGCCGACAAGAGAGAAGAAGTCGACTATATTCGTGCGGGAGATATAGTCGCGGTAGTTGGTCTGAAGAATTCAATGACGGGCGAGACAGTGGTTTCTGGCGATGATAAGATAATCCTGGAAAAGATTGAATTTCCAGAGCCGGTTATCTCAATTGCCATAGAACCCCAAACAAAGGATGATGCTTCGAAACTGACAAAGGCTCTTGTCGCTCTCGTTGAGGAGGACCCTTCCCTAAAGAGTTACGTTGACAGTGAGACGGGAGAGACTATTTTGTCCGGTATGGGAGAGCTCCATCTAGAAGTCATCGTTGAGAGGATAAAAAGGGAGTTCAATGTTGGACTCAGAGTTGGAAATCCTCAGGTAGCATATCGAGAGACGATAAGATCCAAAGCTACTGGCGAAGCAAGGTATATTAGGCAAACAGGCGGGAAGGGACAGTACGGACATGTAGTTCTAAGCGTTGAGCCTATTATCGACATGAGCTCAAACTTTGTTTTCGAAGACAAGACTGTCGGTGGAACGATTCCCAGGGAATTCATCAAACCTGTGGAACGTGGGGTGAGAGAGGCGATGGATTCCGGTTATCTTGCTGGTTACCCAATGGTCAACGTGAGAGTCTCTTTGCTGGACGGTTCGTACCACGAAGTGGATTCTTCGGAGATCGCTTTCAGCATAGCTGGATCAATGGCCTTCAAAGAAGCTGTACGCAAAGCGAGTCCTTCTTTGCTTGAACCGATAATGGCAGTAGAGATTAACACGCCTGAAGAATATATGGGAGACTTGATTGCCGATCTGAATTCCAGACGAGCCAAGATTGAGGGCTTCGAAACCAGGGCTGGCCTTAAAATTATAAAGGCTCACGTTCCTCTTTCCGAGCTTTTCGGTTATGCTACAGTTTGCAGATCTCTCTCACAGGGAAGAGCAATCCACATTATTCAGTTCTCCCACTATTCGGAAGTTCCAGTGAAAATTGCAGATAAGATTCTTGGAAGATAG
- a CDS encoding penicillin-binding transpeptidase domain-containing protein → MRAGYISLFTEPDIPVILGVNKIPALRGSIYDSKGRLLASDSIIYEAWLDLGYLRLATSSDQIERVLRNIELSYGIPYEILHENLQSTKNFLLLGTTPTNDEMQRKITPITKRYISLEMQRERLSFSEYGLDRILGKLDKGGVPLNGIELSYTEELSGKEDGLIRRTLTSTVREEPTNGSDVYLSIDIDIQKMVYEELLSTVEKNMADGGVALLVESKTGKVLAYAGTYNWDVGLMGIFEPGSTIKPLIYSLALQSGSITETMTFNCDGRIQPVPGLDIIIRDTEGERHGIQTFREAIINSCNVATVQVGGKILNTLGKEEMYRQLNNIGFGRLSGVDLPGETPGIMPEAKDWSLISPYQFPIGQGLGVNIFQMVKALNVFPAGGQFLIPTFARAIRSNDGLLNIPKKVDGTLFSSQLVSTMLPIMESVVIEGTGTMAKVDGVRIAGKTGTAQKAGPGGYNEETYFSLFFGFFPVENPTYTLYIMIDTPKAGAYYGGFVAAPMFASVVRNLYGIGVEKEVYEGVYSWKMPDLGGYSLLDVKEVAEIYGIDKIVVHGSGEVINQYPDAGQPLLDRMEIWLGALSNDL, encoded by the coding sequence GTGAGAGCGGGATATATTTCGCTATTCACTGAGCCCGATATTCCAGTGATTTTGGGTGTAAATAAAATCCCGGCACTGAGAGGATCTATATATGATTCAAAGGGCAGACTTCTAGCCAGCGATTCAATAATCTACGAGGCATGGCTTGATCTCGGGTATCTAAGATTGGCAACTTCTTCTGATCAAATAGAGAGAGTTCTGAGAAATATTGAACTTTCCTATGGAATACCCTATGAAATACTCCACGAGAATCTTCAAAGTACAAAAAACTTCCTTCTTCTTGGAACGACACCGACTAACGACGAAATGCAACGTAAAATCACACCTATTACGAAGCGATATATTTCCCTAGAGATGCAAAGAGAGAGATTAAGCTTCAGTGAATACGGGCTTGATCGAATATTAGGAAAACTCGATAAAGGCGGAGTTCCCCTGAATGGGATTGAACTGAGCTACACTGAGGAATTATCTGGAAAAGAGGATGGTCTTATAAGAAGAACCCTCACGAGTACCGTGAGGGAAGAGCCGACAAATGGAAGTGACGTATATCTTTCAATTGACATAGATATACAGAAGATGGTCTATGAAGAACTACTTTCAACCGTTGAGAAGAACATGGCAGATGGTGGTGTTGCACTTCTCGTGGAAAGTAAAACGGGGAAGGTCCTTGCATATGCTGGAACCTATAATTGGGATGTAGGTCTTATGGGTATCTTTGAGCCAGGATCTACGATTAAACCTCTGATCTACTCTTTGGCCCTGCAGAGTGGATCAATCACTGAAACAATGACTTTCAATTGTGATGGGAGAATTCAGCCCGTACCAGGCCTTGATATAATTATTCGTGATACCGAAGGCGAGCGTCATGGGATTCAGACGTTTAGAGAGGCTATCATTAATTCATGCAACGTAGCTACTGTTCAGGTTGGAGGTAAAATACTCAACACACTTGGCAAAGAAGAAATGTACAGACAACTCAACAATATCGGTTTTGGAAGGTTATCCGGTGTTGATCTTCCCGGAGAGACTCCCGGTATTATGCCAGAGGCCAAAGATTGGTCTCTGATTTCTCCTTACCAGTTCCCAATCGGTCAGGGGCTCGGAGTGAACATTTTCCAAATGGTTAAGGCTTTAAATGTATTTCCAGCAGGAGGACAGTTCTTGATCCCTACATTTGCCAGAGCTATACGGAGTAATGATGGTCTTTTGAATATCCCAAAGAAGGTCGATGGAACACTTTTCTCGTCACAGCTTGTCTCCACAATGCTCCCGATTATGGAAAGTGTTGTTATTGAAGGAACAGGCACAATGGCTAAAGTCGACGGAGTAAGAATCGCTGGAAAAACTGGTACGGCGCAAAAAGCTGGACCTGGAGGATATAATGAAGAGACTTACTTTTCTCTGTTCTTTGGTTTCTTCCCTGTGGAGAATCCAACATATACACTGTATATTATGATAGACACTCCCAAAGCTGGAGCCTACTATGGAGGGTTTGTGGCAGCGCCGATGTTCGCTTCGGTAGTCAGAAATCTCTATGGTATTGGAGTTGAGAAGGAAGTTTATGAGGGAGTCTACAGCTGGAAAATGCCTGATTTGGGCGGATACTCGTTGCTTGATGTGAAGGAAGTTGCAGAAATCTATGGAATAGACAAAATCGTTGTTCATGGGTCAGGCGAAGTCATCAATCAGTATCCAGATGCAGGCCAACCTCTGCTGGACAGGATGGAGATCTGGTTAGGAGCGCTTAGCAATGATTTATGA
- the secA gene encoding preprotein translocase subunit SecA, translated as MGIFSKIFDKNRMLLKKYSRIVEAINGYEQDIEKFEINDFAKKTDEFKARVSEGQSLDSVLPEAFALAREAAKRAVGMRPFDVQLMGALALNEGKIAEMKTGEGKTLVATMPLYLNALSGKGCHLATVNDYLAKRDAGWMGPVYEYLGLRAGFIQAAMEPSLRKDAYNCDITYGTANEFGFDYLRDNLVYSLENKVQRGHNFVIVDEADSILIDEARTPLIISGPAQDSSNLYRQFAFFAKRFQAEKDFVVDEKDRTVTLTDEGIAKAEKLLQIDNLYDPSNYDYIFHLLNALKAMILYKKEVDYLVTQEGEVVIVDEFTGRLLPGRRYSEGLHQAIEAKENVQIRQESVTFATITFQNYFKQYDKVAGMTGTAATEESEFISMYNTPVAVIPTNKDVIRQDKEDSIYKTKEEKNEAIINEIAERYEKGQPVLVGTTSIEKSELLSKMLQKRGVPHEVLNAKYHEREAEIVAKAGERKTITIATNMAGRGTDIKLGDGVVELGGLYVLGTERHESRRIDNQLVGRSGRQGDPGESRFFLSTEDDLIRLFGGERMQSIMNTLKIERGQPIEHSLLSRIIFSAQKKIEGMHFEIRKRLYELDSVIDQQRSAIYAHRDWVLKGDEIDSNVFEIIEDVVDRRLSGLEQLPPFEDIKVSFSFLPAGDIGRLKGLNNVEELRNSALSLLQEIFVEKKTSFGDEFPQVMKYIMLRMIDERWRRHLEAIEHLKDSVGLRAYGQKDPVIEFKKESFILFQQLTDSLYDDIASAIVRIVRVDSDKAKQNADKEFRSLQAVHSDFSGSGGDKKGDVGGKKKGTKRFKVKR; from the coding sequence ATGGGAATTTTTTCAAAAATATTCGACAAGAACCGGATGCTTTTAAAAAAGTACTCGAGAATAGTTGAAGCTATTAACGGCTATGAGCAAGACATTGAAAAATTTGAAATAAATGACTTTGCAAAGAAGACGGATGAGTTCAAAGCCCGGGTCTCAGAAGGTCAGTCTCTTGATTCAGTTCTGCCCGAAGCTTTTGCCCTGGCAAGAGAGGCTGCGAAAAGGGCGGTGGGTATGAGGCCCTTCGACGTGCAGTTGATGGGTGCTCTGGCTCTTAACGAGGGCAAGATTGCTGAGATGAAAACTGGTGAAGGAAAGACACTGGTGGCAACAATGCCTTTGTATCTTAATGCCCTTTCGGGCAAAGGCTGTCATCTGGCAACCGTTAACGACTACCTTGCAAAGAGAGATGCTGGATGGATGGGCCCTGTTTATGAATATCTTGGATTGCGGGCGGGATTTATTCAGGCGGCTATGGAACCTTCGCTTAGAAAAGATGCTTATAACTGTGATATTACTTACGGAACGGCCAACGAGTTTGGGTTCGATTACCTTAGGGATAATCTCGTATATTCTCTTGAGAACAAGGTTCAACGTGGACACAATTTCGTTATTGTGGATGAGGCCGATTCAATATTGATCGATGAAGCTAGAACACCGTTGATCATTTCTGGTCCGGCTCAAGACTCTTCAAATCTGTACAGGCAGTTCGCCTTCTTTGCAAAACGTTTTCAGGCGGAAAAAGACTTCGTTGTTGATGAGAAAGATAGAACGGTGACTCTTACAGACGAGGGTATTGCAAAGGCTGAAAAGCTGCTGCAAATTGATAATCTTTATGATCCCAGTAATTACGACTATATTTTTCACCTTCTAAATGCTTTGAAAGCCATGATCCTCTACAAGAAAGAAGTTGACTATCTGGTTACTCAGGAAGGAGAAGTAGTCATTGTTGATGAGTTCACCGGCAGATTATTACCGGGAAGAAGGTACTCTGAAGGTCTCCACCAGGCAATAGAGGCGAAGGAAAACGTACAGATAAGACAGGAATCGGTTACTTTTGCCACGATCACCTTTCAGAACTACTTCAAGCAATATGACAAAGTGGCGGGAATGACGGGGACGGCTGCGACTGAAGAGTCGGAGTTCATTTCAATGTATAACACACCAGTTGCTGTAATACCAACTAACAAGGATGTAATTCGGCAAGACAAGGAAGACTCAATATACAAGACCAAAGAAGAAAAGAATGAAGCAATAATCAATGAAATTGCCGAACGGTATGAAAAGGGACAACCTGTGCTTGTGGGAACGACTTCAATTGAGAAGAGCGAGTTATTGAGCAAAATGCTCCAGAAAAGGGGAGTTCCCCACGAGGTTCTAAACGCAAAGTATCATGAGAGAGAAGCCGAAATTGTGGCAAAAGCAGGAGAAAGAAAGACCATCACAATCGCGACAAACATGGCTGGAAGAGGAACAGACATCAAGTTAGGAGATGGTGTCGTAGAGCTAGGCGGACTCTATGTTCTCGGTACCGAAAGACACGAAAGCAGGAGAATAGACAATCAGCTTGTGGGAAGGTCTGGCAGGCAGGGGGATCCGGGAGAGTCAAGATTCTTTCTTTCTACAGAAGATGATCTCATAAGGCTTTTCGGCGGAGAACGTATGCAGTCCATAATGAATACTCTCAAGATCGAAAGAGGTCAGCCAATTGAGCACTCACTTCTTAGCAGGATTATTTTCTCTGCTCAGAAGAAGATAGAAGGAATGCACTTCGAGATCAGAAAGCGGCTCTACGAACTGGATTCAGTTATTGATCAGCAAAGAAGTGCAATCTATGCTCATAGAGACTGGGTATTAAAAGGCGATGAAATTGATTCCAATGTCTTCGAGATAATTGAAGATGTTGTTGATCGAAGATTGTCCGGGCTTGAGCAGCTCCCTCCTTTTGAAGACATTAAGGTCTCCTTTAGTTTCTTGCCAGCGGGAGACATAGGGCGGCTCAAGGGGCTTAATAACGTTGAGGAACTTAGAAACAGTGCCTTATCGCTGCTTCAGGAGATATTTGTCGAGAAGAAAACTTCATTCGGAGATGAGTTCCCGCAGGTAATGAAGTACATTATGTTAAGGATGATTGATGAGAGATGGAGAAGACATCTGGAGGCTATTGAGCATCTCAAAGACTCCGTGGGTCTCAGAGCTTACGGTCAGAAAGATCCTGTGATAGAATTCAAGAAAGAGTCTTTCATCCTCTTTCAGCAGTTGACTGATTCCCTTTACGATGATATTGCAAGTGCGATCGTAAGAATAGTCAGAGTCGACAGTGATAAGGCCAAGCAAAACGCAGACAAGGAATTCAGAAGTCTTCAAGCTGTGCACTCTGATTTCAGTGGAAGCGGAGGAGATAAGAAGGGTGATGTTGGCGGCAAAAAGAAGGGCACAAAAAGGTTCAAGGTTAAACGTTAG
- the rpsL gene encoding 30S ribosomal protein S12 gives MPTINQLIRHGRKQSKQKSASPALENNPQKRGVCVRVSTMTPKKPNSALRKIARVRLSNGTEVTAYIPGEGHNLQEHSVVLVRGGRVKDLPGVRYKIVRGTLDAEGVANRKQSRSRYGAKRPKK, from the coding sequence ATGCCCACTATAAATCAATTGATAAGACACGGAAGAAAACAGTCGAAACAGAAATCTGCTTCTCCGGCGCTTGAAAATAATCCACAGAAGCGCGGTGTTTGCGTAAGGGTTTCTACAATGACACCCAAGAAACCCAACTCAGCATTGAGAAAGATTGCAAGGGTGCGTCTCTCAAATGGGACAGAAGTCACGGCCTACATTCCTGGTGAAGGACACAATCTTCAGGAACATTCCGTTGTTCTAGTAAGAGGTGGAAGAGTTAAAGACCTTCCTGGTGTAAGATACAAGATTGTAAGAGGCACTTTAGATGCCGAGGGAGTAGCAAACAGGAAGCAGTCGAGAAGTCGTTATGGCGCCAAGAGGCCGAAGAAATAA